In a single window of the Porites lutea chromosome 14, jaPorLute2.1, whole genome shotgun sequence genome:
- the LOC140924632 gene encoding uncharacterized protein isoform X3, translated as MSRLMEELSSFPSTASTSQEDHDSISESTSSRKLRVTLLSSEWRSTKGGLSTINRELAIQLAKHPSVEVSVYLPQCSEEEKLVSASHNVQLIEAQKMAGYDNPVDWLSSLPDDHAVDCVIGHGAVLGRQVQFIKRTHPYCKWIQVVHTAPEELGMYKGYEEHISRGEDKHQVEVELCKLADQVVAIGPKLAEVFSGYLRPCGKDQDVLNFTPGIFSEFADVKQATEERKAFNVLVFGRGDNEDFQLKGYDIAAQAIAELKDMTYKLVFVGATRGEEEKVARKLVEQGIGPSQLKVRRFNESREKLANLFCEVDLAVMPSRTEGFGLAALEALSAGLPVLVSGNSGLAEALKKVPYGSSCVVESEDPKDWANAIRAVRHKDREMRLGEFDVLRGAYAKKYSWKEQCDKLVERMKVISLEDTENSGVLKMLRAEYERRAKLKPLSWLNTMQLPLKNVYTRLKIVSRRKADFQVENDELGMYDIFQALDESEDVKMTLAEGSPGSGKTTFCLKLAYDWARGEMPTNCSFPKFEFVLLLKCRDINGDLMEAIKEQLLPEDIKEETWTKLSDFITDIHNQERILIILDGLDELPEKSRPCVRKLLKRKILPFCYVLATSRQETGIEVRKNCEFDLLLEIKGFTDEDAFQYIRKHFQNIGPGHTSKGESLIVEIKENDLLNALRNNPLNLILLCVVYEDYKGKLPTARTELYQVVVQCLLRRYCAKHNLVAPEDNSALEKQFEETILALGELAWLCLLSERHGFRESELAALEIRYKELVARDIGLLYKEESLRRLKPQHEYFFLHKTFQEYLAAVFIAHKLRQNELRLFERLRFHELVKKYREVFLFVSGILGRDANILFTQIGEELKNWGKWDWDRCRQFGVVTMDDREREENWDNWDSDDEEDRGWEAATFLTKSFIETEHAEKVAETLCSYIPFPTHVDIELDPTPGNDDTNNIYRVLDACKTFSNLQKPVRLTVCDSSRAQNLSNKTVAKYIQSCPQLESLTILTSAVTLDLANALRKGLSGNKTLSKFTLQVCGSISCDVAAVIGEWLAARKFLKNVTFLLRRVKGEAWAGSLETGLSADTLLSSVELSVRGSMSDTSILALGKLLLNGALTGLSLNISGDMQTFIVDVISKGIALQTVLKSLSLDIDGNLSLSGANSLKRGLLENCSLNNLRVFVFGKVPSNWQSFLETIRLAKKVSVTFDFYPDSCSRITSNQLRNFYPGPDVVEKGLHTKQHLTVVLWGELSCDGAEALSEVLVRAPLTSLALKMHGRVTDNVAHCIARYVRRHNTLSSMAIDVWGELAPGTRSFLQGLSSTDQTVEVKVHDVCVLPDESCNALSVSIDSIASLKPVLYKIKSTSVEKINLRIINDDAASKEWTHLVGDALAENTTVTALDITINNHTTNVTADFGKDLGESLLRCSSITVLNLAINNYTKISEGWECSLVKSLSKLASLTTLSLAIDDHGEVRTVVEESLGDGLMAMKSLSSLSVVINDSNLEKFWSYFLRNCLKENNSLSLLCVTVNNYDDNVEYPDYSFDDSYEEPDYWYDGLADGLARTTSLNELTLTINNITLTDNCWVKSVCKGFVENESVTTLTVTVSGDSSFPDCESWVPELNYGLLKNNSLSTLTLIANEYSGGERRKGRRSFWADKMGSADNTSLTTLNLTINICREVSEDWLSQLCDCLVNSSSLTTLRLNVNNHCATNESRLYDLTKLRLKYRSLSSFELTVTFYGE; from the exons GAATTGTCATCCTTCCCTAGCACAGCCTCCACATCACAGGAAGACCATGATAGCATATCAGAATCCACTTCCTCCAGGAAATTGAGAGTTACTCTGTTAAGCAGTGAATGGAGGTCAACAAAAGGAGGCTTGTCAACCATCAACCGAGAACTGGCCATTCAGTTGGCAAAACACCCCAGCGTGGAAGTCAGTGTTTATCTCCCTCAGTGCAGTGAAGAAGAAAAACTAGTTTCTGCTAGTCACAATGTACAGCTTATTGAAGCACAAAAAATGGCAGGTTATGACAACCCAGTAGACTGGTTGTCCTCTCTACCAGATGACCATGCTGTGGACTGTGTGATAGGGCATGGAGCTGTTCTTGGTCGGCAAGTGCAGTTCATTAAGAGAACTCATCCTTATTGCAAGTGGATTCAGGTCGTTCATACCGCTCCAGAAGAACTTGGAATGTACAAAGGATATGAAGAACACATTTCCAGGGGCGAGGACAAACACCAGGTTGAGGTTGAACTCTGTAAATTGGCTGATCAAGTTGTAGCAATTGGACCCAAGCTGGCTGAAGTATTCTCAGGTTATCTTCGTCCTTGTGGAAAAGATCAAGATGTTCTTAATTTTACCCCAGGAATTTTCTCTGAGTTTGCAGATGTAAAGCAAGCCACTGAAGAAAGAAAGGCATTCAATGTTTTGGTCTTTGGACGTGGTGACAATGAAGATTTTCAGTTGAAAGGTTATGACATCGCTGCCCAAGCCATTGCTGAGTTGAAAGACATGACCTACAAACTTGTGTTTGTTGGAGCAACACGGggagaagaagagaaagtaGCAAGAAAGTTAGTCGAGCAAGGCATTGGTCCTAGTCAACTTAAAGTACGTCGCTTTAATGAAAGTAGAGAGAAGCTAGCTAACTTATTTTGTGAAGTAGATCTTGCTGTAATGCCATCACGAACTGAGGGATTCGGTCTAGCTGCCCTTGAGGCTTTATCAGCTGGTCTGCCTGTGCTGGTCAGTGGGAACTCTGGACTTGCAGAAGCTTTGAAGAAAGTTCCATATGGTTCAAGCTGTGTTGTAGAGTCAGAAGATCCTAAAGACTGGGCCAATGCAATCAGAGCTGTCCGTCACAAAGACAGGGAAATGCGACTTGGAGAGTTTGACGTTCTCCGTGGAGCATATGCAAAAAAGTACAGCTGGAAGGAACAGTGTGATAAACTTGTTGAAAGGATGAAAGTGATCTCTTTAGAAG ATACAGAAAACTCAGGTGTTCTGAAAATGCTGAGAGCTGAATATGAGAGACGGGCAAAGTTGAAGCCACTTTCTTGGTTAAACACTATGCAATTGCCGCTTAAAAACGTCTACACGAGACTGAAAATTGTCTCAAGAAGAAAAGCAGACTTCCAGGTTGAAAATGACGAGTTGGGCATGTACGACATTTTCCAGGCTCTTGACGAAAGTGAGGATGTCAAAATGACGCTCGCTGAGGGAAGTCCAGGAAGCGGTAAAACTACGTTTTGCCTCAAACTTGCTTATGACTGGGCACGTGGAGAAATGCCAACTAATTGTTCCTTTCCTAAATTCGAATTTGTACTGCTCCTTAAATGTCGAGACATAAACGGAGATCTAATGGAAGCGATCAAAGAACAGCTTTTGCCAGAGGATATCAAGGAGGAGACCTGGACAAAGCTGTCTGACTTCATCACGGATATTCATAACCAAGAGAGAattttgattattctggatGGTCTGGATGAGCTCCCTGAAAAGTCACGACCATGTGTTCGTAAACTTCTCAAGAGAAAAATTTTACCATTTTGTTATGTCCTGGCTACATCCCGGCAGGAAACAGGAATCGAAGTTCGTAAAAACTGCGAATTTGATCTTCTTCTGGAGATCAAAGGATTTACAGACGAAGATGCCTTTCAGTATATCAGGAAGCATTTTCAAAACATCGGTCCGGGGCATACTTCAAAAGGAGAAAGTCTGATAGtggaaattaaagaaaacgatTTATTGAATGCCCTCCGAAATAACCCGCTAAATTTAATCCTTCTCTGTGTTGTTTATGAAGACTACAAAGGAAAACTACCAACTGCCCGAACTGAACTTTATCAAGTAGTTGTCCAGTGCCTTTTGAGACGTTATTGTGCGAAACACAACCTTGTGGCCCCAGAAGATAACAGCGCCTTAGAGAAGCAATTTGAAGAGACCATTCTTGCCCTTGGAGAGCTAGCTTGGCTTTGTCTACTTAGTGAACGTCACGGGTTTCGTGAAAGTGAATTAGCAGCCCTTGAAATCAGATACAAAGAATTGGTAGCTCGTGACATAGGCCTTCTTTACAAGGAAGAAAGTCTGAGGAGGTTAAAGCCTCAACATGAGTACTTTTTTCTTCACAAGACCTTTCAAGAGTACCTGGCTGCCGTATTTATTGCCCACAAGTTGCGACAAAACGAGTTAAGATTGTTTGAGCGTCTAAGGTTTCATGAACTAGTAAAAAAGTATcgagaagtgtttctttttgtttccgGTATACTTGGGAGAGATGCAAACATTCTATTCACTCAGATTGGCGAGGAGCTAAAGAACTGGGGAAAATGGGACTGGGACCGGTGCAGGCAGTTTGGAGTAGTGACGATGGATGACCGAGAGAGGGAAGAGAATTGGGATAACTGGGACAGCGACGACGAAGAGGACCGAGGCTGGGAAGCAGCAACTTTCCTTACGAAAAGCTTCATCGAAACTGAACACGCTGAAAAAGTGGCAGAGACTCTTTGTTCCTATATACCCTTCCCTACCCATGTTGACATAGAACTTGACCCAACCCCAGGCAATGACGACACAAACAATATATATCGCGTTTTGGATGCCTGCAAAACCTTTTCAAACTTGCAGAAGCCAGTTCGGCTTACTGTTTGCGATTCTTCACGTGCGCAGAACTTAAGCAATAAGACTGTTGCAAAGTACATACAATCCTGCCCGCAGCTTGAGAGTCTTACCATTCTCACCTCTGCTGTGACTTTAGACCTAGCCAACGCCCTACGTAAAGGCTTATCTGGAAACAAGACTTTATCAAAGTTTACTCTGCAAGTGTGTGGTAGTATTTCTTGTGACGTAGCTGCCGTCATcggtgaatggctagctgcgcGTAAATTCTTGAAGAACGTAACGTTTCTACTTCGCAGGGTGAAAGGTGAGGCGTGGGCCGGTTCTCTTGAAACTGGATTGTCTGCTGACACTCTTTTGTCGTCTGTGGAACTCTCTGTTCGTGGGTCAATGAGTGATACTTCGATCCTTGCTTTAGGAAAACTTTTATTAAATGGAGCTTTGACCGGACTTTCTCTCAACATTTCAGGAGATATGCAAACTTTTATCGTTGATGTTATCAGCAAAGGAATTGCACTACAAACCGTATTAAAGTCGTTAAGTCTTGACATTGATGGCAACCTTAGTCTTTCTGGTGCTAATAGCCTGAAAAGAGGCCTTCTAGAAAATTGTTCCCTGAATAATTTGAGAGTGTTTGTCTTTGGAAAGGTTCCGAGCAACTGGCAGTCTTTTCTGGAAACTATTCGTCTGGCAAAGAAGGTATCGGTTACTTTTGATTTCTATCCAGATTCTTGTAGCAGAATAACATCTAATCAACTGAGAAATTTTTATCCTGGTCCAGATGTGGTTGAGAAAGGTTTACATACCAAACAGCATTTAACTGTGGTCCTTTGGGGTGAGCTGAGTTGTGATGGGGCGGAAGCTCTATCTGAGGTCCTGGTACGTGCTCCCCTAACAAGCTTGGCGTTAAAGATGCACGGAAGAGTAACTGATAATGTTGCTCATTGCATTGCAAGATATGTCAGACGTCACAACACACTGTCCTCCATGGCAATCGACGTTTGGGGGGAATTGGCCCCAGGAACACGTTCTTTTCTTCAGGGGCTATCAAGTACCGACCAAACTGTTGAGGTGAAAGTGCATGACGTCTGTGTCCTTCCTGACGAGTCATGCAATGCCCTAAGTGTCTCTATTGACAGTATTGCATCACTTAAACCAGTGTTGTATAAAATCAAGAGCACCAGTGTGGAAAAGATTAATTTAAGAATCATTAACGACGATGCTGCAAGTAAAGAGTGGACACACCTTGTAGGTGATGCTTTGGCAGAAAACACGACAGTAACCGCGCTCGATATTACGATCAACAACCACACGACAAACGTGACAGCAGACTTTGGGAAAGACCTCGGGGAGAGTTTGTTGCGATGCTCTTCAATTACAGTTTTAAATCTCGCAATCAACAACTACACTAAGATATCAGAAGGTTGGGAATGCAGTCTGGTAAAAAGTTTGTCCAAACTGGCTTCATTGACTACACTCAGTCTTGCAATTGACGATCATGGCGAGGTGAGGACAGTTGTAGAAGAAAGTTTGGGTGACGGTTTGATGGCAATGAAGTCACTGTCTTCACTTTCCGTTGTAATCAATGATagtaatttggaaaaattttggaGTTACTTTTTGCGaaactgtttaaaagaaaacaattcgcTGTCTCTGCTCTGCGTTACAGTTAACAACTATGACGACAACGTAGAATATCCAGATTATTCATTTGATGACTCATATGAAGAGCCTGATTATTGGTACGATGGCCTAGCTGATGGCTTGGCAAGAACTACATCATTAAATGAACTAACTCTGACAATTAACAACATCACTCTTACTGATAATTGCTGGGTAAAAAGTGTCTGTAAAGGATTTGTAGAAAACGAGTCAGTGACTACTCTTACTGTGACAGTCAGCGGTGATTCCTCTTTCCCAGACTGTGAGAGTTGGGTCCCCGAACTGAATTATGGTTTGttgaaaaacaattcattaaGTACCCTCACTCTTATAGCCAACGAGTACTCGGGAGGTGAACGGCGGAAAGGCAGGCGCTCATTTTGGGCTGATAAAATGGGTTCTGCTGATAACACATCATTAACAACGCTTAATCTGACAATTAACATCTGCAGGGAAGTCAGTGAAGATTGGTTATCACAACTCTGTGACTGTTTAGTGAATAGTTCCTCGTTGACAACACTTAGGTTGAACGTTAACAACCATTGCGCTACAAATGAAAGTCGCTTATATGACTTAACTAAACTTCGTTTGAAATACAGGTCACTATCGTCATTTGAACTCACTGTGACTTTCTATGGAGAGTAA
- the LOC140924632 gene encoding uncharacterized protein isoform X2, with protein MSRLMEELSSFPSTASTSQEDHDSISESTSSRKLRVTLLSSEWRSTKGGLSTINRELAIQLAKHPSVEVSVYLPQCSEEEKLVSASHNVQLIEAQKMAGYDNPVDWLSSLPDDHAVDCVIGHGAVLGRQVQFIKRTHPYCKWIQVVHTAPEELGMYKGYEEHISRGEDKHQVEVELCKLADQVVAIGPKLAEVFSGYLRPCGKDQDVLNFTPGIFSEFADVKQATEERKAFNVLVFGRGDNEDFQLKGYDIAAQAIAELKDMTYKLVFVGATRGEEEKVARKLVEQGIGPSQLKVRRFNESREKLANLFCEVDLAVMPSRTEGFGLAALEALSAGLPVLVSGNSGLAEALKKVPYGSSCVVESEDPKDWANAIRAVRHKDREMRLGEFDVLRGAYAKKYSWKEQCDKLVERMKVISLEDSSKRLQPLDKGKKPLSPVVTLASKQPRLGRYAGGSKDEPDLSVKTTAVCSVYEKPILVNKPLYKDTENSGVLKMLRAEYERRAKLKPLSWLNTMQLPLKNVYTRLKIVSRRKADFQVENDELGMYDIFQALDESEDVKMTLAEGSPGSGKTTFCLKLAYDWARGEMPTNCSFPKFEFVLLLKCRDINGDLMEAIKEQLLPEDIKEETWTKLSDFITDIHNQERILIILDGLDELPEKSRPCVRKLLKRKILPFCYVLATSRQETGIEVRKNCEFDLLLEIKGFTDEDAFQYIRKHFQNIGPGHTSKGESLIVEIKENDLLNALRNNPLNLILLCVVYEDYKGKLPTARTELYQVVVQCLLRRYCAKHNLVAPEDNSALEKQFEETILALGELAWLCLLSERHGFRESELAALEIRYKELVARDIGLLYKEESLRRLKPQHEYFFLHKTFQEYLAAVFIAHKLRQNELRLFERLRFHELVKKYREVFLFVSGILGRDANILFTQIGEELKNWGKWDWDRCRQFGVVTMDDREREENWDNWDSDDEEDRGWEAATFLTKSFIETEHAEKVAETLCSYIPFPTHVDIELDPTPGNDDTNNIYRVLDACKTFSNLQKPVRLTVCDSSRAQNLSNKTVAKYIQSCPQLESLTILTSAVTLDLANALRKGLSGNKTLSKFTLQVCGSISCDVAAVIGEWLAARKFLKNVTFLLRRVKGEAWAGSLETGLSADTLLSSVELSVRGSMSDTSILALGKLLLNGALTGLSLNISGDMQTFIVDVISKGIALQTVLKSLSLDIDGNLSLSGANSLKRGLLENCSLNNLRVFVFGKVPSNWQSFLETIRLAKKVSVTFDFYPDSCSRITSNQLRNFYPGPDVVEKGLHTKQHLTVVLWGELSCDGAEALSEVLVRAPLTSLALKMHGRVTDNVAHCIARYVRRHNTLSSMAIDVWGELAPGTRSFLQGLSSTDQTVEVKVHDVCVLPDESCNALSVSIDSIASLKPVLYKIKSTSVEKINLRIINDDAASKEWTHLVGDALAENTTVTALDITINNHTTNVTADFGKDLGESLLRCSSITVLNLAINNYTKISEGWECSLVKSLSKLASLTTLSLAIDDHGEVRTVVEESLGDGLMAMKSLSSLSVVINDSNLEKFWSYFLRNCLKENNSLSLLCVTVNNYDDNVEYPDYSFDDSYEEPDYWYDGLADGLARTTSLNELTLTINNITLTDNCWVKSVCKGFVENESVTTLTVTVSGDSSFPDCESWVPELNYGLLKNNSLSTLTLIANEYSGGERRKGRRSFWADKMGSADNTSLTTLNLTINICREVSEDWLSQLCDCLVNSSSLTTLRLNVNNHCATNESRLYDLTKLRLKYRSLSSFELTVTFYGE; from the exons GAATTGTCATCCTTCCCTAGCACAGCCTCCACATCACAGGAAGACCATGATAGCATATCAGAATCCACTTCCTCCAGGAAATTGAGAGTTACTCTGTTAAGCAGTGAATGGAGGTCAACAAAAGGAGGCTTGTCAACCATCAACCGAGAACTGGCCATTCAGTTGGCAAAACACCCCAGCGTGGAAGTCAGTGTTTATCTCCCTCAGTGCAGTGAAGAAGAAAAACTAGTTTCTGCTAGTCACAATGTACAGCTTATTGAAGCACAAAAAATGGCAGGTTATGACAACCCAGTAGACTGGTTGTCCTCTCTACCAGATGACCATGCTGTGGACTGTGTGATAGGGCATGGAGCTGTTCTTGGTCGGCAAGTGCAGTTCATTAAGAGAACTCATCCTTATTGCAAGTGGATTCAGGTCGTTCATACCGCTCCAGAAGAACTTGGAATGTACAAAGGATATGAAGAACACATTTCCAGGGGCGAGGACAAACACCAGGTTGAGGTTGAACTCTGTAAATTGGCTGATCAAGTTGTAGCAATTGGACCCAAGCTGGCTGAAGTATTCTCAGGTTATCTTCGTCCTTGTGGAAAAGATCAAGATGTTCTTAATTTTACCCCAGGAATTTTCTCTGAGTTTGCAGATGTAAAGCAAGCCACTGAAGAAAGAAAGGCATTCAATGTTTTGGTCTTTGGACGTGGTGACAATGAAGATTTTCAGTTGAAAGGTTATGACATCGCTGCCCAAGCCATTGCTGAGTTGAAAGACATGACCTACAAACTTGTGTTTGTTGGAGCAACACGGggagaagaagagaaagtaGCAAGAAAGTTAGTCGAGCAAGGCATTGGTCCTAGTCAACTTAAAGTACGTCGCTTTAATGAAAGTAGAGAGAAGCTAGCTAACTTATTTTGTGAAGTAGATCTTGCTGTAATGCCATCACGAACTGAGGGATTCGGTCTAGCTGCCCTTGAGGCTTTATCAGCTGGTCTGCCTGTGCTGGTCAGTGGGAACTCTGGACTTGCAGAAGCTTTGAAGAAAGTTCCATATGGTTCAAGCTGTGTTGTAGAGTCAGAAGATCCTAAAGACTGGGCCAATGCAATCAGAGCTGTCCGTCACAAAGACAGGGAAATGCGACTTGGAGAGTTTGACGTTCTCCGTGGAGCATATGCAAAAAAGTACAGCTGGAAGGAACAGTGTGATAAACTTGTTGAAAGGATGAAAGTGATCTCTTTAGAAG ACTCATCAAAGAGACTTCAGCCTTTGGACAAAGGTAAAAAGCCCTTATCCCCAGTTGTTACCCTAGCTTCAAAACAACCGAGACTGGGGAGATATGCAG GTGGCAGTAAGGATGAGCCGGATTTATCTGTAAAAACCACTGCGGTTTGTTCAGTTTACGAGAAACCTATACTTGTCAATAAACCTCTTTATAAAG ATACAGAAAACTCAGGTGTTCTGAAAATGCTGAGAGCTGAATATGAGAGACGGGCAAAGTTGAAGCCACTTTCTTGGTTAAACACTATGCAATTGCCGCTTAAAAACGTCTACACGAGACTGAAAATTGTCTCAAGAAGAAAAGCAGACTTCCAGGTTGAAAATGACGAGTTGGGCATGTACGACATTTTCCAGGCTCTTGACGAAAGTGAGGATGTCAAAATGACGCTCGCTGAGGGAAGTCCAGGAAGCGGTAAAACTACGTTTTGCCTCAAACTTGCTTATGACTGGGCACGTGGAGAAATGCCAACTAATTGTTCCTTTCCTAAATTCGAATTTGTACTGCTCCTTAAATGTCGAGACATAAACGGAGATCTAATGGAAGCGATCAAAGAACAGCTTTTGCCAGAGGATATCAAGGAGGAGACCTGGACAAAGCTGTCTGACTTCATCACGGATATTCATAACCAAGAGAGAattttgattattctggatGGTCTGGATGAGCTCCCTGAAAAGTCACGACCATGTGTTCGTAAACTTCTCAAGAGAAAAATTTTACCATTTTGTTATGTCCTGGCTACATCCCGGCAGGAAACAGGAATCGAAGTTCGTAAAAACTGCGAATTTGATCTTCTTCTGGAGATCAAAGGATTTACAGACGAAGATGCCTTTCAGTATATCAGGAAGCATTTTCAAAACATCGGTCCGGGGCATACTTCAAAAGGAGAAAGTCTGATAGtggaaattaaagaaaacgatTTATTGAATGCCCTCCGAAATAACCCGCTAAATTTAATCCTTCTCTGTGTTGTTTATGAAGACTACAAAGGAAAACTACCAACTGCCCGAACTGAACTTTATCAAGTAGTTGTCCAGTGCCTTTTGAGACGTTATTGTGCGAAACACAACCTTGTGGCCCCAGAAGATAACAGCGCCTTAGAGAAGCAATTTGAAGAGACCATTCTTGCCCTTGGAGAGCTAGCTTGGCTTTGTCTACTTAGTGAACGTCACGGGTTTCGTGAAAGTGAATTAGCAGCCCTTGAAATCAGATACAAAGAATTGGTAGCTCGTGACATAGGCCTTCTTTACAAGGAAGAAAGTCTGAGGAGGTTAAAGCCTCAACATGAGTACTTTTTTCTTCACAAGACCTTTCAAGAGTACCTGGCTGCCGTATTTATTGCCCACAAGTTGCGACAAAACGAGTTAAGATTGTTTGAGCGTCTAAGGTTTCATGAACTAGTAAAAAAGTATcgagaagtgtttctttttgtttccgGTATACTTGGGAGAGATGCAAACATTCTATTCACTCAGATTGGCGAGGAGCTAAAGAACTGGGGAAAATGGGACTGGGACCGGTGCAGGCAGTTTGGAGTAGTGACGATGGATGACCGAGAGAGGGAAGAGAATTGGGATAACTGGGACAGCGACGACGAAGAGGACCGAGGCTGGGAAGCAGCAACTTTCCTTACGAAAAGCTTCATCGAAACTGAACACGCTGAAAAAGTGGCAGAGACTCTTTGTTCCTATATACCCTTCCCTACCCATGTTGACATAGAACTTGACCCAACCCCAGGCAATGACGACACAAACAATATATATCGCGTTTTGGATGCCTGCAAAACCTTTTCAAACTTGCAGAAGCCAGTTCGGCTTACTGTTTGCGATTCTTCACGTGCGCAGAACTTAAGCAATAAGACTGTTGCAAAGTACATACAATCCTGCCCGCAGCTTGAGAGTCTTACCATTCTCACCTCTGCTGTGACTTTAGACCTAGCCAACGCCCTACGTAAAGGCTTATCTGGAAACAAGACTTTATCAAAGTTTACTCTGCAAGTGTGTGGTAGTATTTCTTGTGACGTAGCTGCCGTCATcggtgaatggctagctgcgcGTAAATTCTTGAAGAACGTAACGTTTCTACTTCGCAGGGTGAAAGGTGAGGCGTGGGCCGGTTCTCTTGAAACTGGATTGTCTGCTGACACTCTTTTGTCGTCTGTGGAACTCTCTGTTCGTGGGTCAATGAGTGATACTTCGATCCTTGCTTTAGGAAAACTTTTATTAAATGGAGCTTTGACCGGACTTTCTCTCAACATTTCAGGAGATATGCAAACTTTTATCGTTGATGTTATCAGCAAAGGAATTGCACTACAAACCGTATTAAAGTCGTTAAGTCTTGACATTGATGGCAACCTTAGTCTTTCTGGTGCTAATAGCCTGAAAAGAGGCCTTCTAGAAAATTGTTCCCTGAATAATTTGAGAGTGTTTGTCTTTGGAAAGGTTCCGAGCAACTGGCAGTCTTTTCTGGAAACTATTCGTCTGGCAAAGAAGGTATCGGTTACTTTTGATTTCTATCCAGATTCTTGTAGCAGAATAACATCTAATCAACTGAGAAATTTTTATCCTGGTCCAGATGTGGTTGAGAAAGGTTTACATACCAAACAGCATTTAACTGTGGTCCTTTGGGGTGAGCTGAGTTGTGATGGGGCGGAAGCTCTATCTGAGGTCCTGGTACGTGCTCCCCTAACAAGCTTGGCGTTAAAGATGCACGGAAGAGTAACTGATAATGTTGCTCATTGCATTGCAAGATATGTCAGACGTCACAACACACTGTCCTCCATGGCAATCGACGTTTGGGGGGAATTGGCCCCAGGAACACGTTCTTTTCTTCAGGGGCTATCAAGTACCGACCAAACTGTTGAGGTGAAAGTGCATGACGTCTGTGTCCTTCCTGACGAGTCATGCAATGCCCTAAGTGTCTCTATTGACAGTATTGCATCACTTAAACCAGTGTTGTATAAAATCAAGAGCACCAGTGTGGAAAAGATTAATTTAAGAATCATTAACGACGATGCTGCAAGTAAAGAGTGGACACACCTTGTAGGTGATGCTTTGGCAGAAAACACGACAGTAACCGCGCTCGATATTACGATCAACAACCACACGACAAACGTGACAGCAGACTTTGGGAAAGACCTCGGGGAGAGTTTGTTGCGATGCTCTTCAATTACAGTTTTAAATCTCGCAATCAACAACTACACTAAGATATCAGAAGGTTGGGAATGCAGTCTGGTAAAAAGTTTGTCCAAACTGGCTTCATTGACTACACTCAGTCTTGCAATTGACGATCATGGCGAGGTGAGGACAGTTGTAGAAGAAAGTTTGGGTGACGGTTTGATGGCAATGAAGTCACTGTCTTCACTTTCCGTTGTAATCAATGATagtaatttggaaaaattttggaGTTACTTTTTGCGaaactgtttaaaagaaaacaattcgcTGTCTCTGCTCTGCGTTACAGTTAACAACTATGACGACAACGTAGAATATCCAGATTATTCATTTGATGACTCATATGAAGAGCCTGATTATTGGTACGATGGCCTAGCTGATGGCTTGGCAAGAACTACATCATTAAATGAACTAACTCTGACAATTAACAACATCACTCTTACTGATAATTGCTGGGTAAAAAGTGTCTGTAAAGGATTTGTAGAAAACGAGTCAGTGACTACTCTTACTGTGACAGTCAGCGGTGATTCCTCTTTCCCAGACTGTGAGAGTTGGGTCCCCGAACTGAATTATGGTTTGttgaaaaacaattcattaaGTACCCTCACTCTTATAGCCAACGAGTACTCGGGAGGTGAACGGCGGAAAGGCAGGCGCTCATTTTGGGCTGATAAAATGGGTTCTGCTGATAACACATCATTAACAACGCTTAATCTGACAATTAACATCTGCAGGGAAGTCAGTGAAGATTGGTTATCACAACTCTGTGACTGTTTAGTGAATAGTTCCTCGTTGACAACACTTAGGTTGAACGTTAACAACCATTGCGCTACAAATGAAAGTCGCTTATATGACTTAACTAAACTTCGTTTGAAATACAGGTCACTATCGTCATTTGAACTCACTGTGACTTTCTATGGAGAGTAA